The genomic interval ATTTGAAAATCCGCAAGATGCTGTAAAAAATGCAGAAGGAATTTTTACAGGCGGAGGAAACACATTTTTATTGGTTACTCAGCTTTACAGAAACAATATCATGCAGTTACTTTCTGAAACTGTAAAAAATGGCACGCCTTATTTAGGATCAAGCGCCGGAAGCAATATTTGCGGATTATCGATGCAAACCACAAACGATATGCCTATCATTTATCCGCCAAGTTTCCAGACTTTAGGATTAATCCCTTTCAACTTAAATCCGCATTATTTAGACGCAGATTTGCAATCTAAACATATGGGAGAAACCCGCGAAACTAGAATTAAAGAATTTCATGCTTTTAATTCGATTCCCGTTTTAGGTTTAAGAGAAGGAAGCTGGCTAGAAGTTAAAGGAGAAAAAATCACTTTGAAAGGAGATTTGTCAGCGCGTTTATTCCAACAAAATAAAACTCCAATTGAACTAGAAGCTGAAAGTGATTTAAGCAACCTGAACTAATATCTAAACCATGTAAGTTATATAAGTTCATTTAAAAAAGGTTTGAACCAAAACTTAATTTACTTAAATAACTTACATGGTTTAAAAAAAGAATAAAAACAAAAAAGCCTCAAACATTGTTTGAGGCTTTTGAAGAGCGAAAGACGAGGCTCGAACTCGCGACAACCAGCTTGGAAGGCTGGAGCTCTACCAACTGAGCTACTTTCGCATTAACAGGGTGCAAATATAAACAATTTTAATCTTTAAAAAAATAAAAATCTAAAAATTATTTATTTTTAGAGCGAAAGAC from Flavobacterium sp. YJ01 carries:
- the pepE gene encoding dipeptidase PepE, which produces MKSIIIASTSTLHGGGYLEYILPVLQSHFKNCKSILFIPYARPSGISHDEYTQKAKEAFAKIDIEVKGIHEFENPQDAVKNAEGIFTGGGNTFLLVTQLYRNNIMQLLSETVKNGTPYLGSSAGSNICGLSMQTTNDMPIIYPPSFQTLGLIPFNLNPHYLDADLQSKHMGETRETRIKEFHAFNSIPVLGLREGSWLEVKGEKITLKGDLSARLFQQNKTPIELEAESDLSNLN